One Nonomuraea angiospora DNA segment encodes these proteins:
- a CDS encoding DUF4132 domain-containing protein, translated as MGWLAAGDGYEVALIEGRVAARATSGRSAGRQLKSLPKALRDHPEVDRLRRFAEWLDRHAAACVAQADLWMVSSLPVPTGLLARVWPDEAWQSALRDLAVVGDDPDEVGFLRDATETGELRVVNLDGETVRLSPRTVTLPHPVLLPDLDDLREFAAELGVVQKVEQIHRATWRKPADLDGKGTTVTEFSGGTYDSRFGLAARATTLGYRVTGGYATCRVRDAGAITEASVWIGEPYWDDEVSTGGLTWQDLDGRTLLLREVGPVAWSEGMRMAAALYAGRKVEEGKDA; from the coding sequence TTGGGTTGGCTGGCAGCGGGCGACGGGTACGAGGTTGCCCTGATAGAGGGCCGGGTGGCGGCGCGAGCCACCTCCGGCCGGTCGGCGGGACGGCAGCTGAAATCGCTGCCGAAGGCGTTGCGCGATCACCCCGAGGTGGACCGGCTGCGCCGCTTCGCCGAATGGCTCGACCGCCACGCCGCCGCGTGCGTGGCGCAGGCGGACCTGTGGATGGTGTCGTCGCTGCCCGTGCCGACCGGGCTGCTGGCCCGGGTGTGGCCGGACGAGGCGTGGCAGTCGGCGCTGCGCGACCTGGCCGTGGTCGGCGACGACCCCGACGAGGTGGGCTTCCTGCGCGACGCCACCGAGACGGGCGAGCTGCGCGTGGTCAACCTCGACGGCGAGACCGTACGGCTGTCGCCGCGCACGGTGACGCTGCCCCACCCGGTGCTGCTACCCGACCTCGACGACCTGCGGGAGTTCGCCGCCGAGCTGGGCGTGGTCCAGAAGGTCGAGCAGATCCACCGCGCCACCTGGCGCAAGCCCGCCGACCTGGACGGCAAGGGGACGACCGTGACGGAGTTCTCCGGCGGCACGTACGACTCCCGCTTCGGCCTGGCCGCGCGGGCCACCACGCTCGGCTACCGGGTCACCGGCGGCTACGCCACCTGCCGGGTCCGCGACGCCGGGGCCATCACCGAGGCGAGCGTCTGGATCGGCGAGCCGTACTGGGACGACGAGGTGAGCACGGGCGGCCTGACCTGGCAGGACCTCGACGGCAGGACGCTGCTGCTGCGGGAGGTCGGCCCGGTGGCCTGGTCGGAGGGGATGCGGATGGCCGCGGCGCTGTACGCGGGGCGCAAGGTCGAGGAGGGCAAGGACGCATGA